One Barnesiella propionica genomic window carries:
- a CDS encoding BACON domain-containing protein, with protein sequence MKRIFYLLVLFLAVSCTKEPEVMTGDIMGVVTESGSGTTLLSGVTVSIVSNGKSTTTGSNGQFLFAALEPKTYSLQFVKDGYVSDTRYVTVIAGEEAKCDMQLVPEKNDANIKITPTSLNFGITQTQLSITITNNGNTETEWTLDLGGVSWLEADQISGRIASKKTQSVVFKVDREKLGKVESVIVKLYAFGNSYPISVSCAPENAKSDMYVSPLTLNFSDVALELPLTITNRGTADLNWTLTDLSVSYISVPEKQGTIVPGGNKILQVKLNREMIPDEVNTNFVISDGIKQEAVTVKAIRAKAVMSVSPLLLDFGENKKELSFNIANTGNKELNWTIASLDESCLSVSPVSGRVPAQGYTQVNVTLNRTAMPQTLNTGIRISDGEHWETINVVGAKGNEVADVVVSEGLYTYYKFDDNYNDATENGIHGFGSNSPSFVTGVTADSKAVKFSRTDGSSFVVPKPIIDSRNMTVSFWGKGFSDGNIFYMVSSIQNTPMFTLSMSGGSLKFVVSRYNNVYQYSNSGTFTHPALMDNQWHHIALVSDYELTTYSTVTTILYVDGQAVDVVTEEANHFSENGGSQSSYGTGIKFVMGGSVKLNSTTTLNATNMSIDNLRVYDNRRLSANEIKNIYNAKQ encoded by the coding sequence ATGAAGCGTATATTTTATTTGCTGGTATTATTTTTAGCAGTTTCATGTACAAAAGAACCAGAGGTAATGACCGGGGATATTATGGGTGTTGTTACGGAGTCGGGAAGTGGAACGACTCTTTTATCGGGTGTAACTGTTAGTATTGTTTCTAATGGAAAGAGTACGACAACAGGAAGTAATGGACAGTTTCTCTTTGCCGCTCTGGAACCGAAAACTTATAGTTTGCAGTTTGTGAAGGATGGTTATGTGTCGGATACTCGCTATGTGACTGTTATTGCAGGAGAAGAGGCTAAATGTGATATGCAATTAGTTCCGGAAAAGAACGATGCCAATATAAAAATAACTCCTACTTCATTAAATTTCGGAATAACACAAACTCAATTGTCTATAACTATTACTAATAATGGAAATACTGAAACCGAATGGACGTTAGATTTGGGTGGTGTTTCGTGGTTGGAAGCCGATCAAATCTCCGGACGTATAGCTTCCAAAAAGACACAGAGTGTTGTATTCAAAGTGGATCGTGAGAAATTGGGGAAAGTGGAAAGTGTAATTGTAAAACTATACGCATTCGGTAACTCATATCCGATTTCCGTGTCTTGTGCTCCTGAAAATGCAAAGTCTGATATGTATGTTTCTCCTTTGACATTGAATTTTTCGGATGTTGCATTGGAACTGCCTTTAACTATAACGAACAGAGGAACTGCCGATTTGAATTGGACTTTAACAGATTTGTCGGTTTCTTATATATCGGTTCCAGAAAAACAAGGTACGATAGTTCCGGGCGGAAATAAAATCTTGCAGGTGAAATTGAACCGGGAGATGATACCCGATGAAGTGAATACTAACTTTGTCATATCGGATGGAATTAAACAAGAGGCTGTGACGGTGAAAGCCATCAGGGCTAAAGCTGTCATGTCTGTATCTCCGTTATTATTAGATTTTGGGGAAAATAAGAAAGAGTTATCGTTTAATATTGCTAATACAGGTAATAAAGAATTGAATTGGACGATAGCGTCTTTAGATGAGTCATGTTTATCTGTATCTCCTGTTTCTGGTCGTGTGCCTGCACAAGGATATACGCAGGTTAATGTAACATTGAACCGGACGGCAATGCCACAGACCCTAAATACCGGGATACGGATTTCGGATGGAGAACACTGGGAAACGATTAATGTAGTAGGGGCTAAAGGTAATGAAGTTGCCGATGTGGTAGTATCGGAAGGGCTTTATACTTATTATAAGTTTGATGATAATTATAATGATGCTACAGAAAATGGGATACATGGATTCGGCTCCAATTCTCCTTCTTTTGTGACTGGAGTTACTGCCGATTCAAAAGCTGTGAAATTTAGCCGAACGGATGGGAGCTCTTTTGTTGTGCCTAAACCTATTATTGATTCTCGAAACATGACTGTCAGTTTTTGGGGAAAAGGATTCAGTGACGGAAATATTTTTTATATGGTTTCTTCTATTCAGAACACTCCCATGTTTACTTTGAGTATGAGCGGCGGTTCATTGAAGTTTGTTGTGTCACGCTACAATAATGTGTACCAGTATAGTAATAGTGGTACTTTTACACATCCTGCTTTAATGGATAACCAATGGCATCATATAGCATTAGTATCGGATTATGAGTTGACTACTTACTCTACGGTTACTACGATCTTGTATGTGGACGGACAGGCTGTTGATGTAGTAACTGAGGAGGCTAATCACTTTAGTGAGAATGGAGGAAGCCAGTCGTCTTATGGCACGGGAATTAAATTTGTGATGGGGGGAAGCGTAAAATTGAACAGTACTACTACGCTGAATGCTACTAATATGTCTATCGATAATTTACGAGTATATGACAATCGTCGTTTGTCTGCTAATGAAATCAAGAATATTTATAATGCGAAGCAATAA
- a CDS encoding alkaline phosphatase family protein yields MNKVLASLLLALMTAPLRAQIPADVPQLVVGITVDQLRTDYIMALQHLFGEKGFKRLMKEGLVYENVTFGFPNVDCSSALSVIYTGTYPFYNGIPSDKVYNLSLRREEFALNDPEKIGNYTDETYSPKNLKTSTLSDEIKIVGNGLGRVFSVAPSAQHAIISAGHAANSAFWLNEKNGKWATTTYYLDVPVYVEQRNYNQSLSLRIDTLAWVPLLSPEKYTALPYLRKDFPFKHIFPKNRYDKYAQFKTTALVNTEVTAVAKDFLDKGLLGRRGYLDMLNVGYTAGTYQNKTIQLYSLEIQDMYVRLDKEIADLLDYIDRTVGLKRTVIFLASTGYFRGEGKESSQYNIPDGEFYPKRAVSLLNMYLMALYGQGDWVAGYHNRQIYLNHKLVKEKDLKLDEIQSQAAEFLIQMAGVQDVFTSRRLLLGNSNEHIDALRRGYYPKLSGDILLELNPGWEVVYEDVHDTREYVRGNAIPSPLFILSEKIKPQHITRPIKATEIAPTVARLLRIRSPNGSTESPLPEVE; encoded by the coding sequence ATGAACAAAGTTTTAGCATCTCTTTTATTAGCGCTTATGACCGCGCCTTTACGGGCTCAAATCCCCGCGGATGTGCCTCAGCTTGTAGTGGGTATCACTGTGGACCAGTTGCGTACCGACTATATTATGGCGTTGCAGCATTTATTCGGCGAAAAGGGTTTCAAACGCCTGATGAAAGAAGGTCTCGTATATGAAAATGTCACATTTGGTTTCCCTAATGTGGATTGTTCTTCCGCCTTATCTGTTATCTATACCGGTACATACCCTTTTTATAACGGGATACCTTCCGACAAAGTTTACAATCTTTCGTTACGCCGGGAAGAATTTGCATTGAACGATCCTGAAAAGATAGGAAATTATACCGATGAGACATATTCTCCGAAGAATCTGAAAACTTCTACCCTGAGCGATGAAATAAAGATCGTAGGAAATGGATTAGGACGGGTCTTCTCTGTAGCTCCTTCGGCCCAGCATGCTATTATAAGTGCCGGACATGCCGCGAACAGTGCTTTTTGGCTGAATGAAAAGAACGGTAAATGGGCTACTACGACATATTACCTGGATGTTCCCGTATATGTGGAGCAGCGTAATTATAATCAGTCGTTGTCGTTGCGTATCGATACTCTGGCGTGGGTTCCTCTTTTGTCACCGGAAAAATATACGGCACTTCCTTATTTGCGGAAAGATTTTCCTTTTAAACATATTTTTCCTAAGAACCGGTACGATAAATATGCACAGTTTAAGACGACGGCACTGGTGAATACAGAAGTGACGGCTGTCGCTAAAGATTTTTTGGATAAAGGACTTTTGGGACGCCGGGGGTATCTGGATATGCTGAATGTGGGATATACGGCCGGCACCTATCAGAATAAAACGATTCAGTTATACAGTCTGGAAATACAGGATATGTATGTTCGTCTGGATAAAGAGATTGCTGATTTACTGGATTATATAGATCGTACTGTCGGATTGAAACGTACGGTTATATTCCTGGCTTCTACCGGTTATTTCCGGGGCGAGGGAAAAGAGTCGTCTCAATACAATATACCTGATGGAGAATTTTATCCCAAGCGTGCGGTTTCTTTGTTGAATATGTATCTGATGGCTCTTTACGGTCAGGGAGATTGGGTGGCCGGTTATCATAACCGCCAGATATATCTGAACCATAAACTGGTTAAAGAAAAAGACCTGAAGCTGGATGAGATCCAGTCTCAGGCGGCTGAATTTCTTATTCAAATGGCCGGAGTACAGGATGTATTTACTTCACGCCGTTTATTATTGGGTAACAGCAATGAACATATTGACGCGCTGCGCCGGGGATATTATCCGAAATTGTCCGGGGATATTTTATTGGAACTGAATCCGGGCTGGGAAGTCGTATATGAGGATGTGCATGATACGAGAGAATATGTACGTGGAAATGCTATCCCCTCACCTTTATTTATCCTGTCAGAAAAAATAAAGCCGCAACATATTACCCGTCCTATCAAAGCTACGGAGATAGCTCCCACTGTAGCCAGATTACTTCGCATTCGTTCTCCAAACGGCTCTACAGAATCTCCATTGCCTGAAGTAGAGTAA
- the secA gene encoding preprotein translocase subunit SecA gives MAFNDLLKKLFGNKSQRDLKEIDPYIAKIKAISPTLENISNDELRGRIDVIKQSLRDRVAPDREQVAELKKQVEDMDYDKREAVWEEVDKIEKHILEKLEEGLDEALPEAFAVMKETARRFSQNETIEVTATQFDRDLSIKHDFVRIDGDKAIYVNHWMAGGNEVTWDMVHYDVQLIGGVVLHKGKIAEMATGEGKTLVATLPVFLNALTGNGVHVVTVNDYLSKRDSEWMGPLYMFHGLSVDCIDKHQPNSPERRDAYNADITFGTNNEFGFDYLRDNMSGSPLDLVQRMHNYAIVDEVDSVLIDDARTPLIISGPIPKGEDQLFEELCPKVEQVVKAQRTFVTKILAEAKTKIASDNKDIRKEGATLLFRAFKGLPKNGALIKFLSEPGIKPLLLETEAYYMAENNRNMPQATEPLYFVIDEKNNSIELTDKGLDMITGNSDDSQFFVLPDITAQLSALENESLTPEEKQIKKDELMQNYAVKAERVHTVNQLLKAYTLFERDTEYVVIDNKVKIVDEQTGRIMEGRRYSDGLHQAIEAKERVKVEAATQTFATITLQNYFRMYHKLAGMTGTAETEAGEFWDIYKLDVVTIPTNKPIARADMNDRVYKTKREKYTAIIEEIVAMHEAKRPVLVGTTSVEISELISKMLDLRKIKHNVLNAKLHQREADIVAQAGQSGMVTIATNMAGRGTDIKLAPEVKAAGGLAIIGTERHESRRVDRQLRGRAGRQGDPGSSVFFVSFEDAVMRLFVADKVVKMLDRLGLKDGEMIEANMVNNAIENAQKRVEENNFGIRKRLLEYDDVMNAQRNVIYTKRHHALIGERIGLDIMNMFYDVVESMVETYSNHSDYEDFSMDIFKTFAIEMPFDAAQFRSLKKQEQIDMLYDAIVAAFKRKADRMAEIADLNIRPILEERGLKGIIRVPITDGKRAYGIACDIEESCRTNAKSVVKQFQKAVVLMTIDDSWKEHLRELDQLRQSVQNASYEQKDPLLIYKLESFNLFKEMVENMNRKAVAILMRGQIIVQEPAAVHQAPPERRQDYSKYSAQKEAYPGQQAQAQAAAAPQGGRPKTEPVKAGPKIGRNDPCPCGSGKKYKNCHGKLA, from the coding sequence ATGGCATTTAATGATTTACTTAAAAAGCTGTTTGGCAATAAGTCGCAGCGGGATTTAAAAGAAATAGATCCCTATATCGCTAAAATTAAAGCGATATCTCCAACTCTTGAAAATATATCGAATGATGAATTACGCGGTCGTATTGATGTTATTAAGCAATCGCTCCGTGACCGGGTTGCCCCCGATCGTGAACAGGTAGCAGAGCTTAAGAAACAGGTGGAAGATATGGATTATGACAAGCGCGAAGCGGTATGGGAGGAAGTTGATAAAATAGAAAAACATATTCTGGAAAAACTGGAAGAAGGACTGGACGAAGCTTTACCTGAAGCTTTTGCTGTTATGAAAGAGACTGCCCGCCGTTTTAGTCAAAATGAAACGATAGAAGTAACTGCCACGCAATTTGACCGGGACTTGTCCATCAAACACGATTTCGTGCGTATCGATGGTGATAAAGCTATATATGTGAATCACTGGATGGCCGGAGGTAATGAGGTTACCTGGGATATGGTGCATTATGATGTACAGCTGATCGGCGGTGTCGTTCTTCATAAAGGTAAGATCGCCGAAATGGCGACAGGTGAAGGTAAGACTTTGGTGGCTACATTGCCTGTATTCCTGAATGCTCTTACAGGTAACGGAGTACATGTTGTTACGGTGAATGACTATCTGTCTAAACGTGACTCCGAGTGGATGGGACCGTTATATATGTTCCACGGATTGTCGGTAGATTGTATCGACAAGCACCAGCCGAATTCACCTGAAAGACGCGACGCTTATAATGCCGATATTACTTTCGGTACAAATAATGAATTCGGTTTCGACTATCTTCGTGATAATATGTCCGGCTCCCCGCTGGATCTGGTGCAGCGTATGCATAATTACGCTATTGTCGATGAGGTTGACTCCGTGTTGATCGATGATGCACGTACCCCGTTGATCATTTCCGGGCCTATTCCCAAGGGGGAAGACCAGCTTTTCGAAGAGTTATGTCCTAAGGTAGAGCAGGTGGTTAAGGCTCAGCGTACTTTTGTGACAAAAATACTGGCCGAGGCCAAAACAAAGATTGCGTCGGATAATAAAGACATACGTAAAGAAGGTGCGACATTATTATTTCGTGCATTTAAAGGTTTACCTAAGAACGGTGCTCTTATTAAATTTCTGAGCGAACCCGGTATAAAACCATTGTTATTGGAAACTGAAGCTTATTATATGGCGGAAAATAACCGCAATATGCCGCAGGCAACGGAGCCGTTGTATTTCGTTATTGATGAAAAGAACAACAGTATAGAGCTTACCGATAAAGGACTCGATATGATTACCGGGAATTCCGATGATTCCCAGTTCTTCGTGTTGCCTGATATTACTGCGCAGCTTTCTGCTTTGGAGAACGAGAGTCTTACCCCTGAGGAGAAGCAAATCAAAAAAGACGAGTTGATGCAGAATTATGCTGTAAAAGCCGAGCGGGTACATACGGTTAATCAATTGTTGAAAGCTTATACACTTTTCGAACGGGATACGGAATATGTCGTTATCGATAATAAAGTAAAGATTGTTGATGAACAGACCGGACGTATTATGGAAGGACGCCGTTATTCCGACGGGCTTCACCAAGCCATAGAGGCAAAAGAAAGGGTAAAAGTGGAAGCTGCTACTCAAACGTTTGCAACTATTACGCTCCAGAATTATTTCCGTATGTACCATAAACTGGCAGGTATGACCGGAACGGCAGAAACGGAAGCCGGAGAGTTTTGGGATATCTACAAGCTGGATGTGGTAACTATTCCTACGAACAAACCTATCGCCCGTGCCGATATGAACGATAGGGTATATAAGACCAAGAGAGAAAAATATACAGCGATCATAGAAGAGATCGTCGCTATGCATGAAGCCAAGCGTCCGGTATTGGTTGGTACGACTTCGGTAGAGATCTCTGAATTGATAAGCAAGATGCTCGATCTTCGTAAGATAAAACATAACGTATTGAACGCCAAGTTGCACCAACGCGAAGCCGATATCGTAGCCCAGGCAGGACAAAGCGGTATGGTGACGATTGCTACCAATATGGCCGGCCGTGGTACCGACATCAAGCTGGCGCCCGAAGTGAAAGCTGCCGGCGGTTTGGCGATTATCGGTACCGAGCGTCATGAGTCCCGTCGTGTGGACCGTCAGTTGAGGGGGCGTGCCGGACGTCAGGGAGATCCGGGTTCTTCTGTATTCTTTGTTTCTTTTGAAGATGCTGTAATGCGTCTTTTCGTAGCCGATAAGGTGGTTAAGATGCTTGACCGTTTGGGATTGAAAGACGGTGAAATGATCGAGGCGAATATGGTTAACAACGCTATCGAGAATGCTCAGAAGCGGGTTGAAGAAAATAACTTCGGTATACGTAAACGTTTGCTGGAATATGATGATGTGATGAACGCCCAGCGTAATGTGATTTATACCAAACGCCATCATGCCCTTATCGGTGAACGTATAGGTCTCGATATTATGAATATGTTCTACGATGTGGTGGAATCTATGGTCGAAACATACAGTAATCATTCCGATTACGAAGACTTCTCGATGGATATATTCAAAACCTTTGCTATCGAAATGCCGTTCGACGCAGCCCAGTTCCGTTCTTTGAAAAAACAGGAGCAAATAGATATGCTTTATGATGCAATTGTAGCAGCGTTTAAACGCAAAGCGGACCGGATGGCTGAGATCGCTGATTTGAATATACGTCCTATATTAGAGGAACGCGGTCTTAAAGGCATTATTAGAGTTCCTATCACCGACGGTAAACGTGCTTACGGCATTGCTTGCGACATCGAAGAATCTTGCAGGACAAATGCCAAGTCTGTGGTGAAACAATTCCAGAAAGCCGTGGTGCTTATGACGATAGATGATTCGTGGAAAGAACACCTTCGTGAATTGGATCAGTTACGTCAGTCGGTACAAAATGCCAGTTATGAGCAAAAAGATCCTTTGTTGATTTATAAACTGGAGTCTTTTAACCTTTTCAAGGAAATGGTGGAAAATATGAACCGGAAAGCGGTGGCGATTCTTATGAGGGGACAAATTATCGTACAAGAACCGGCAGCTGTACATCAGGCTCCTCCGGAACGACGTCAGGATTATAGCAAATATAGCGCACAGAAAGAAGCTTATCCGGGTCAGCAAGCCCAGGCTCAGGCAGCGGCTGCGCCGCAGGGTGGGCGTCCTAAAACAGAGCCTGTAAAGGCCGGTCCGAAGATTGGTCGTAATGATCCTTGTCCTTGCGGTAGCGGAAAGAAATATAAGAACTGCCATGGCAAATTAGCTTGA
- a CDS encoding DUF5683 domain-containing protein: protein MRKLLILFFLLCMSGLGSLNAQQKSDRLRPRWLTSSLPVAKSASYIFLDASGIGNTLEEARQRSFVNLSTKLEHERGIKVNSSMKVNSQSIRQGGEREQKTYQSYQMECVEKGKELVMTTRIVDEYWERDSRGYTCYVLYTVTDNKCAGGSYEDEIRLTTSYGAKGFFYSLIPGVGQLYKGSKLKGGLILGGTAACAGMIVVAENQRSTYIKKMREKPKFKEFYSDKAGNWENVRNGFIGAAAALYVYNLIDAAVAPGRRRVIVEQNQRVHVSFIPAWSIDGVGMSLVMNF from the coding sequence ATGAGAAAACTGTTAATTCTATTCTTTTTGCTGTGTATGTCAGGTTTGGGGAGCTTGAATGCACAACAAAAGTCCGATCGTTTGCGTCCGCGTTGGCTTACCTCATCATTACCAGTCGCTAAGTCCGCTTCGTATATTTTTTTAGATGCGTCTGGGATAGGAAATACGTTAGAAGAAGCTCGTCAGCGTTCTTTTGTGAATCTTTCGACTAAACTGGAACATGAGCGGGGTATAAAAGTGAATAGCTCTATGAAAGTGAACAGTCAGTCTATCCGTCAAGGAGGTGAACGTGAGCAGAAAACTTATCAATCCTATCAAATGGAGTGTGTTGAAAAGGGCAAAGAACTTGTTATGACAACTCGGATCGTGGATGAATACTGGGAACGGGATAGTCGTGGCTATACGTGTTATGTTCTTTATACTGTTACTGATAATAAGTGTGCAGGCGGAAGTTATGAAGATGAAATCCGTTTAACTACTTCTTACGGAGCAAAAGGTTTCTTTTATTCATTAATTCCGGGTGTGGGACAACTATATAAAGGAAGTAAGCTGAAAGGAGGTTTGATACTGGGGGGAACAGCTGCTTGTGCAGGTATGATTGTTGTGGCCGAAAATCAGCGTTCTACATATATAAAGAAAATGCGGGAAAAGCCTAAATTCAAGGAATTTTATAGTGATAAGGCTGGAAACTGGGAGAATGTACGCAATGGATTCATTGGTGCAGCAGCAGCCTTGTATGTCTATAACCTGATAGATGCAGCGGTGGCTCCTGGGCGTAGGCGTGTTATAGTGGAACAAAATCAACGTGTTCACGTGTCATTTATTCCTGCTTGGAGTATCGATGGCGTGGGAATGTCATTGGTGATGAATTTTTAA
- a CDS encoding helix-turn-helix domain-containing protein — protein METDLKKIIGQRLQLLRQEKNLTQEQMGEKLNLSTSAYCKIEYGETDLTLTRLNKIAEVLNMSALELFKRIDGSAYFNNAGTIGTNIGIAKDSSTIKIEASDELRDLIKANSKIIDLLSKRIDILEKQLHIQVL, from the coding sequence ATGGAAACTGATTTAAAAAAGATTATCGGACAACGGCTACAACTGCTTCGGCAAGAAAAAAACTTAACTCAGGAACAAATGGGAGAAAAGTTAAATCTCTCGACAAGCGCCTATTGCAAAATAGAATACGGGGAAACAGATTTAACTCTAACAAGACTAAATAAAATTGCAGAAGTACTAAACATGTCTGCTTTAGAGTTATTTAAAAGAATTGACGGAAGCGCTTATTTTAATAATGCCGGGACAATCGGAACCAATATAGGAATAGCCAAAGACAGCAGCACGATCAAGATAGAAGCTTCCGACGAATTGCGGGATCTTATTAAGGCAAACAGTAAAATAATTGATTTACTAAGTAAACGTATCGATATATTAGAAAAGCAGCTGCATATACAAGTATTGTAA